One Pseudoliparis swirei isolate HS2019 ecotype Mariana Trench chromosome 4, NWPU_hadal_v1, whole genome shotgun sequence genomic window carries:
- the aktip gene encoding AKT-interacting protein isoform X1, whose product MNLNPFWSMSANTSRTQRTDGGEDQSGHGEPRASPARLPFGKKQLPPIPKNATPVTKPASTGAPAPSANGTHASYGPFYLEYSLLAEFTLVIRQKLPGIYVQPSYKSALMWFGVIFIRHGLYQDGVFKFTVYIPDNYPDGECPKLVFDVPVFHPLVDPVSGELDVRRAFTKWRRNHNHIWQVLMYARTVFYKINTTEPLNPEAAVLYEKDVQLFKSKVVDSVTLCNSHLFDQPKMEDPYAISFSPWNPAVHDEAKERMFTCKRRPDDHHKGSQVSGLSWVKPGSTQPFSKEDGPPPS is encoded by the exons ATGAACTTAAACCCCTTCTGGAGCATGTCTGCCAATACAAGTCGTACG CAGAGAACCGACGGCGGCGAGGACCAGAGCGGGCACGGCGAGCCCAGAGCCAGCCCGGCCCGGCTGCCCTTCGGCAAGAAGCAGCTCCCGCCCATTCCCAAGAACGCCACCCCCGTCACCAAGCCCGCGTCCACGGGCGCCCCGGCCCCGTCGGCCAACGGCACGCACGCCTCGTACGGCCCCTTCTACCTGGAGTACTCTCTGCTGGCCGAGTT CACTTTGGTGATTAGGCAGAAACTGCCGGGAATTTATGTCCAGCCGTCCTACAAATCTGCTCTCA TGTGGTTCGGGGTCATCTTCATCAGACACGGCCTGTACCAGGATGGAGTCTTCAAGTTCACCGTGTATATTCCAGATAACTATCCAGATGGAGAGTGTCCT AAATTAGTCTTTGACGTCCCAGTCTTCCATCCTCTCGTCGACCCCGTTTCTGGAGAGCTCGATGTCAGGAGAGCGTTCACCAAATGGAG ACGGAATCACAACCACATCTGGCAGGTCTTGATGTACGCACGGACGGTTTTCTACAAGATTAATACCACGGAGCCACTCAACCCGGAGGCGGCTGTGCT ATATGAGAAGGATGTGCAGTTATTCAAAAGCAAAGTGGTGGATAGCGTGACGTTATGCAACAGTCATCTTTTTGACCAGCCCAAGATGGAGGACCCGTACGCAATAAG TTTTTCTCCGTGGAACCCAGCCGTTCACGATGAAGCAAAAGAGCGGATGTTCACATGCAAA AGACGGCCTGACGACCACCACAAGGGATCCCAGGTGTCCGGGCTGTCTTGGGTGAAGCCCGGATCGACGCAGCCCTTCAGCAAAGAGGACGGTCCTCCCCCGAGCTGA
- the aktip gene encoding AKT-interacting protein isoform X2, which yields MNLNPFWSMSANTSRTRTDGGEDQSGHGEPRASPARLPFGKKQLPPIPKNATPVTKPASTGAPAPSANGTHASYGPFYLEYSLLAEFTLVIRQKLPGIYVQPSYKSALMWFGVIFIRHGLYQDGVFKFTVYIPDNYPDGECPKLVFDVPVFHPLVDPVSGELDVRRAFTKWRRNHNHIWQVLMYARTVFYKINTTEPLNPEAAVLYEKDVQLFKSKVVDSVTLCNSHLFDQPKMEDPYAISFSPWNPAVHDEAKERMFTCKRRPDDHHKGSQVSGLSWVKPGSTQPFSKEDGPPPS from the exons ATGAACTTAAACCCCTTCTGGAGCATGTCTGCCAATACAAGTCGTACG AGAACCGACGGCGGCGAGGACCAGAGCGGGCACGGCGAGCCCAGAGCCAGCCCGGCCCGGCTGCCCTTCGGCAAGAAGCAGCTCCCGCCCATTCCCAAGAACGCCACCCCCGTCACCAAGCCCGCGTCCACGGGCGCCCCGGCCCCGTCGGCCAACGGCACGCACGCCTCGTACGGCCCCTTCTACCTGGAGTACTCTCTGCTGGCCGAGTT CACTTTGGTGATTAGGCAGAAACTGCCGGGAATTTATGTCCAGCCGTCCTACAAATCTGCTCTCA TGTGGTTCGGGGTCATCTTCATCAGACACGGCCTGTACCAGGATGGAGTCTTCAAGTTCACCGTGTATATTCCAGATAACTATCCAGATGGAGAGTGTCCT AAATTAGTCTTTGACGTCCCAGTCTTCCATCCTCTCGTCGACCCCGTTTCTGGAGAGCTCGATGTCAGGAGAGCGTTCACCAAATGGAG ACGGAATCACAACCACATCTGGCAGGTCTTGATGTACGCACGGACGGTTTTCTACAAGATTAATACCACGGAGCCACTCAACCCGGAGGCGGCTGTGCT ATATGAGAAGGATGTGCAGTTATTCAAAAGCAAAGTGGTGGATAGCGTGACGTTATGCAACAGTCATCTTTTTGACCAGCCCAAGATGGAGGACCCGTACGCAATAAG TTTTTCTCCGTGGAACCCAGCCGTTCACGATGAAGCAAAAGAGCGGATGTTCACATGCAAA AGACGGCCTGACGACCACCACAAGGGATCCCAGGTGTCCGGGCTGTCTTGGGTGAAGCCCGGATCGACGCAGCCCTTCAGCAAAGAGGACGGTCCTCCCCCGAGCTGA